A single genomic interval of Helianthus annuus cultivar XRQ/B chromosome 13, HanXRQr2.0-SUNRISE, whole genome shotgun sequence harbors:
- the LOC110897521 gene encoding UDP-glucuronate 4-epimerase 2-like — translation MAYFFFTKDILKRKPIPVFESGNHGTVARDFTYIDDIVKGCLGALDTTEKSTGSGGKKKGDAQFRIFYLGNTSPVPVSDLVSILEKLLKVKAKRRVMKLPRNGDVPFTHANISLAQREFGYKPTTDLQTGLKKFVRWYEKYYGSGKKSDH, via the coding sequence ATGGCTTACTTTTTCTTCACTAAAGATATCTTGAAACGAAAACCGATACCCGTCTTTGAATCGGGTAATCATGGAACGGTTGCGCGTGATTTTACGTATATTGATGATATTGTAAAGGGTTGTTTAGGTGCTTTAGACACCACTGAAAAGAGTACAGGAAGTGGTGGAAAGAAGAAAGGAGATGCACAGTTTAGAATTTTTTATTTAGGGAATACTTCGCCTGTGCCGGTTTCGGATCTTGTTAGTATTTTGGAGAAGTTGTTGAAAGTGAAAGCGAAACGGCGTGTGATGAAGTTGCCTAGAAATGGTGATGTCCCATTTACTCATGCGAATATTAGTTTGGCGCAAAGGGAGTTCGGGTATAAACCAACGACGGATCTTCAAACAGGGTTGAAGAAGTTTGTTAGATGGTATGAGAAGTATTATGGTTCGGGAAAGAAGAGTGATCATTGA